ATTAATTTTCCTTGTTTGACTATCTTCAAAAGCACCTTAATTGCCAGATAGCCGCTTATAAAGGCAGATAAAACACCTATGATAAAGAGATATAAACTCTCTATTTCTACATCTTTCAGTTGTAAAATAGTTGCACCTAAAATGACCGGTAAGGCAATTAAGAAGGCATAATTAGGGGCTAAATCTTTATTTAACCCACGATATAACCCAGCTGTAATCGTTATCCCGGAACGGGAAATACCTGGGGCAAGTGCTAATGCCTGGGCGACACCAATAAATAAGGCGTCCTGGACGGTCATATTTAAAATATCCTTTTTACCATTTAGATTACGCTGACCTATGGCTAATATAAACCCTGTCCCTAACAGGAAAAATCCTACCGCTAAAGGGCTTTTGAATAATGCTTCAATATAATCTTCAAGAAATATTCCCACCAGGCATGCTGGAATTGTAGTCAGGATGATTAAAAAAACTAATCTTTTATAATCGTCATTCTGGACGCTTTTAAATTCCCTTTTAAAAAAAATATCATTTGATATTTCACCGCAGGCACGGATAAGTTTCAAAATATCCTTCCAGTAGATTAACATCAATGATAGGAATGTGCCAAAATGTAACATAGTATCAAAACTAAGTGATGGTTTTGCAATCTGTAGTAATTCTGGCACAATGACGAGATGAGCCGAGGAGCTTACCGGAATAAATTCTGTTACTCCTTGAACTATACCTAAAATCAACGCATCAAAAATATCCATATTTTCTCTTTGACCTCCTTATAAAGTAACCGTTCAGGGGGTATTTACCGCAGAGACGCAGAGGAACAGAGAAGACATAGAAATAAATCAGATAACAGAAAAGATTATTGAGGCAGACATGGAAATACATAGGACGTGCTTGCCGAATGTTCAGCAGGCAAGCCAGAATTGTTGCGTATCGTAAATAGATTTTAATTTTTTTCTCTGCGTCTCTGTGTCTCTGCGGTGAACAGTTACGAAAGTTGAAATTGGAAATTAGAAATTGGGCTTTTACTTCCTTCCTTAATTTCTAATTTCGAATTTCCAATTTTAACTTCATTTTCTGTAACCGTTCAGAGATATAGCCACAGAGTCACAGAGAACACAGAGGGAATATATAACTACGAATGAACACGAATAATAAAAAGATTTGTAGTGCGAGGCTTTAGCTTCGCTTCTGGCAAGCAGGAAGGCGAACCTAATGGTTTTTGCAAAATTAACTTCCACTTTTCTGGAATACCATAAAATAAATTAAAAATCAAACATCAAAATGTAAAATTACAAATCAAAAATCAAAATATTCTCCAGCTACTTTGTTAATTTACAAGTATTTTTGCATTTTGCATTGTAATTTTGATATTTGCATTTTGATATTTACATTAAAGTTCTTCTTGCTATCGCTCTCCCCAAAAGAGGAACCTATTTATGAAAAAGCAATAAGGTTCGCACTACATTTATCGAATGTCAGAGGTTAATTCGTGTCCTTATGTGGCTAATTTCTCTAATTCTCTGTGAACTCTGTGCCTCTGTGGCTGAACGGTTACAAATTTTGCTTACTGATAATTATACAGAATTTATTAAATTTGTCAAGTTGATTAATCGCAATCTGTGATTCAGACAGTAGACTATATAGCAGTTATTATTCAAAATTTTACTTAGAAATGCCGATAAGTATAGTAAATATTAACCAAAACTTCACATTAGTATGGTTGATAGTTGATAGTTGATGGTTGATGGTTGATGTCCAGTGTCTGAATCACAGCAGTTACAA
This bacterium DNA region includes the following protein-coding sequences:
- a CDS encoding undecaprenyl-diphosphate phosphatase; the protein is MDIFDALILGIVQGVTEFIPVSSSAHLVIVPELLQIAKPSLSFDTMLHFGTFLSLMLIYWKDILKLIRACGEISNDIFFKREFKSVQNDDYKRLVFLIILTTIPACLVGIFLEDYIEALFKSPLAVGFFLLGTGFILAIGQRNLNGKKDILNMTVQDALFIGVAQALALAPGISRSGITITAGLYRGLNKDLAPNYAFLIALPVILGATILQLKDVEIESLYLFIIGVLSAFISGYLAIKVLLKIVKQGKLIIFAGYCWIMGLIMILWEIYK